In Halobacteroides halobius DSM 5150, the genomic window CTCCCTGTTTGGGTAACTTAATCCCTACCTTACTCTCTTGTTCATTACTTAACCACTTGGCAATTAAGCTTTGGTCCTCTAATTTAGTATCAATTAAAATTTCTTCTGGGATATAATAAACTGTATCATAGTATTGTTGTAAAAAAGAAGTTAAGGTTTCCTGTTTATCTTGAACTTCAGTGAAGATAAAATCTTCTTTTCCTATCAAACGACCATTACGAACAATCAATAATTGTAAACAAATAAGCTCCTCCTCCTGAGCTAAAGCAACAATATCCCGATCAACCAGATCCTTAGTAACAACCTTTTGCTTTTGAGTAATCTTATCAATTGCTTTACTCTGATCTCTTAGTTGAGCAGCTCTTTCAAAGTCTAGACTTTCAGCAGCAACTTCCATCTGGGCCTCTAAATCTTGCTTTAAATTAGCCTCTTTACCCTCCAAAATCATTAGAACCTGCTCAATCATCTTTTGGTACTCTTGAGGATTAATCTCTTCAATACACGGGCCAAGACACTTATCAATATGGTAGTTAAGACAAGCTCGCCCTTGCTCTTTAGTTAAATCCTGCTTACAAGTCCGTAACGGAAATAAATCATGAATTAAATCTAACATATCATTAACTGCTTTAGGATCAGTATACGGGCCAAAATAGCGGGCCCCATCTTGCTTAACTACCCGCGTTTTATAGACTCTAGGATACTTAGTAGTAACTGTAACCTTAATGTAAGGATAGGTTTTATCATCCTTTAGCTGAATATTAAATTTAGGATTATACTTTTTAATTAGATTATTCTCTAAAATTAAAGCCTCCATTTCAGTATCAGTAATAATATAATCTAAATCAGCAATCCGCTTAACTAAGACTGTCGTCTTAAATCGTTGGTGCTTAGTATCTTGAAAATAAGATCCAACTCGATTTCGTAAAGACTTAGCCTTACCAACATAAATCACTTGGCCCCGTTGGCCCTTCATCAGATAAACCCCAGGTTCATGAGGTAGATTTTTCACCTTTTGTTTAAGCTTCATCGCTAACACCTCAATCTTAAATTCATATCTACTAATAATATATATCTGCAAATTCGACCTTTAGCCTTTCCACTAGTCCTTGCTTATTATAACTATCATTAGATTTACCACAGTTAGCTATTCTTTTATCAGGAAGATAGATAATGAATTCACTCCCTTTACCATATTCACTCTTAACTTCAATACTACCCTGATGTAAATCAACTAAGGACTTTACAAGGGATAACCCCACCCCATTATTAAAATTATTTTTACTAGCTAATTCACTTTCATTAACTTGTTTAAAACGATTAAATATTTTTTGCTGATCACTATTTTTCATCCCTGCTCCAGTATCTTTAACAGAAATAATAACCTCATTACCATTACTATCAATAGTTATAGCTATTTGATCACCTTCAGTAGTATATTTAACTGTATTGGAAACTAAATTTAGGATGATTCTTTCAATACTAAAGGGATCACAAGCAATCAGTTTATAGTCTTCCTTCTTATTAAATTCAAATGATTTATTTTGATCTTGAATATAATCTTTAATTGACTGTACTATTAAATTAACAACCTCAACTATATTATGATTTTCTAAGTTAACATCATAAGAATTGGCACTAATTTTAGTAAGGTCAACTAAATCATTGACTAATTTTAATAACCTATAACTATTTTGTCTAATCGTATGTGTATAACCATTAATCTTTTCTATATTCTTTTGCTCTAAATTATTTTCAGAAAACATATTTAAAACTTGAACTGAGGATAATATTAAATTTAGA contains:
- the uvrC gene encoding excinuclease ABC subunit UvrC encodes the protein MKLKQKVKNLPHEPGVYLMKGQRGQVIYVGKAKSLRNRVGSYFQDTKHQRFKTTVLVKRIADLDYIITDTEMEALILENNLIKKYNPKFNIQLKDDKTYPYIKVTVTTKYPRVYKTRVVKQDGARYFGPYTDPKAVNDMLDLIHDLFPLRTCKQDLTKEQGRACLNYHIDKCLGPCIEEINPQEYQKMIEQVLMILEGKEANLKQDLEAQMEVAAESLDFERAAQLRDQSKAIDKITQKQKVVTKDLVDRDIVALAQEEELICLQLLIVRNGRLIGKEDFIFTEVQDKQETLTSFLQQYYDTVYYIPEEILIDTKLEDQSLIAKWLSNEQESKVGIKLPKQGAKKELVEMAYRNARHNLKEHKLQTTLHSSHIGRGVKELKEELNLATAPYRIEGFDISTIQGQATVASLVVFENGVPKKSDYRRFKMKTLEGQDDFGAMQEVVERRYSRLIEKEKKFPDLILIDGGKGQLNAAVNILEKLNKSGQPIISLAKKKEEIFLPNREESILLPRKSDALYLVQRVRDEAHRFAVNYHRKLRSRRLTHSMLDDIPGVGTKKRQALLQHFGSLGKIKQASKEELVEVAGIGPQLAQQIKEYMKLNLRP
- a CDS encoding PAS domain-containing sensor histidine kinase is translated as MQKSIYQNIDCQTKLYRTIFEKTGVAILVVEEDTTISMVNQAVEQLAGYSKSEIEGEMKLVDFIADKEDLEQILSYHYKRRLDKGNIPNKYEFELIDKQGNSKVVLSQVEMIPNTACSIVSLSDITKQKKLKEELNQNKRKEVIFSNISHDLKSPLNLILSSVQVLNMFSENNLEQKNIEKINGYTHTIRQNSYRLLKLVNDLVDLTKISANSYDVNLENHNIVEVVNLIVQSIKDYIQDQNKSFEFNKKEDYKLIACDPFSIERIILNLVSNTVKYTTEGDQIAITIDSNGNEVIISVKDTGAGMKNSDQQKIFNRFKQVNESELASKNNFNNGVGLSLVKSLVDLHQGSIEVKSEYGKGSEFIIYLPDKRIANCGKSNDSYNKQGLVERLKVEFADIYY